The Bacteroidota bacterium genome window below encodes:
- a CDS encoding NAD(P)-binding protein, with product MRRFAFENKNNTINSTTSYFDVIIVGAGPAGSTCALTLSGHGLKVAVFEKCTFPRDKVCGDAIGSRVRNVLKKLDPQLTIELEQFEKKAYSRGWKLITPSKEEIKLNFVNHGYVSARIDFDNFLFQKIKAKPDLTVFENNVIKTGGQK from the coding sequence CTGCGTAGATTCGCCTTCGAAAATAAGAATAATACCATCAACTCAACCACTTCATACTTTGATGTTATCATCGTCGGTGCCGGACCTGCAGGGAGTACATGTGCGCTGACTTTATCAGGTCATGGACTGAAGGTTGCAGTCTTCGAAAAGTGCACATTTCCAAGGGATAAGGTCTGTGGAGATGCAATCGGAAGCAGGGTTCGGAATGTGCTGAAAAAGCTGGATCCGCAATTAACAATTGAGTTAGAACAATTTGAAAAGAAAGCCTATTCACGCGGATGGAAACTGATTACTCCTTCAAAAGAAGAGATCAAATTGAATTTTGTGAATCACGGTTATGTTTCTGCAAGAATTGATTTTGATAATTTTTTGTTTCAGAAAATAAAAGCAAAACCTGACCTGACTGTTTTTGAAAATAATGTTATAAAAACAGGTGGTCAGAAGTGA
- a CDS encoding NAD(P)/FAD-dependent oxidoreductase has translation MVRSEGLILCTNNSGEVFTTKLIIACDGAHSVVNKLSADHFVDHDHYSGAVRAYYKNISGIEKDIIEIHLSKNFLPGYFWIFPVSDTVSNVGFGMLSSDISKRKIDLKKSLHRIIEEDETLSKRFIDSEMLGEVKGFGLPLGGKKRSLSGNNYMLCGDAASLIDALNGEGIGNAMLSGFHAGKIAINAVRANNFSAEYLMQYDIELNARLLPELKQKLFFQKLFNRPWLINTLVYIGNRNRFLREWLGRKL, from the coding sequence GTGGTCAGAAGTGAAGGATTAATTCTATGTACAAATAATTCCGGTGAAGTTTTTACAACTAAACTGATCATTGCTTGTGATGGTGCACATAGCGTAGTAAATAAATTATCAGCTGACCATTTCGTGGATCATGATCATTATTCGGGAGCTGTGCGGGCTTATTATAAAAACATTTCCGGAATTGAAAAAGACATTATCGAGATTCATCTGAGTAAAAATTTTCTTCCCGGATATTTCTGGATCTTTCCTGTAAGCGATACTGTTTCTAACGTAGGTTTTGGAATGCTTTCGTCCGATATAAGCAAGAGAAAGATCGATCTGAAAAAATCACTTCACAGAATTATTGAAGAGGATGAAACGTTGTCAAAGCGATTTATAGATTCAGAAATGCTTGGTGAAGTAAAAGGTTTTGGATTGCCATTAGGCGGCAAAAAAAGGTCGCTGTCAGGAAATAATTACATGCTTTGTGGTGATGCAGCTTCTCTAATTGATGCACTCAATGGTGAAGGAATAGGTAATGCAATGTTAAGCGGATTTCATGCCGGAAAAATTGCAATTAATGCCGTCCGCGCAAACAATTTTTCTGCAGAATACCTCATGCAATATGACATCGAACTCAATGCCAGACTTCTTCCTGAATTAAAACAGAAATTATTTTTCCAGAAACTCTTCAACCGGCCATGGCTGATCAATACTCTTGTATATATTGGAAACAGGAATCGGTTTTTGAGGGAATGGCTTGGGAGAAAGTTGTAG
- the aroC gene encoding chorismate synthase gives MAGNTFGTLFRLTTFGESHGPAIGGIIDGCPAGLKIDADIILHDLSRRRPGQSVITTQRNEPDDFEILSGIYKGVTTGSPIAFVIRNKDQRPDDYAAMKTAYRPSHADFTYDQKYGHRDHRGSGRASARETASRVFGGAIARQLLSGFGIKLDAYVSAVGPLKMGDNYEHVDFSKIESNIVRCPDVELAKKMIEYLEELKKAGDTTGGVMTCVIKDVPAGLGEPVFDKLHADLGKSILSINAVHGFEYGSGFAGAAMKGSEHNDLFKKEGKKIVTSSNNSGGIQGGISNGMDIFFRVAFKPVSTLMIEQKTVDNEGKDIALKAEGRHDPCVVPRAVPIVEAMAALTLADHLLRNRNSKLV, from the coding sequence ATGGCAGGAAATACATTTGGAACTCTATTCAGATTGACAACTTTTGGTGAATCGCACGGACCGGCAATTGGTGGCATCATTGATGGCTGTCCTGCCGGATTAAAGATCGATGCAGATATCATTCTTCATGATCTGAGTCGTCGCAGACCGGGACAATCCGTCATCACAACCCAACGAAACGAACCGGACGATTTTGAGATTTTATCAGGTATATATAAGGGTGTGACTACAGGCAGTCCTATTGCATTTGTGATCAGGAATAAAGATCAACGACCTGATGATTATGCTGCAATGAAAACTGCATATCGACCGTCGCATGCTGACTTTACATACGACCAGAAGTATGGTCATCGCGATCACCGTGGAAGCGGAAGGGCAAGCGCAAGAGAAACGGCATCAAGGGTTTTTGGTGGGGCAATTGCACGTCAGTTATTGTCAGGTTTTGGAATCAAATTAGACGCTTATGTATCTGCCGTCGGACCATTAAAAATGGGTGATAATTATGAACATGTTGATTTCTCCAAAATTGAATCCAATATTGTTCGTTGTCCGGATGTGGAACTGGCAAAAAAGATGATTGAATATCTTGAAGAATTAAAGAAAGCCGGCGACACAACAGGTGGAGTCATGACTTGTGTCATAAAAGATGTTCCTGCCGGATTAGGCGAGCCCGTTTTTGATAAGCTTCACGCGGATCTTGGAAAATCGATTCTGAGCATCAACGCTGTACATGGCTTTGAATACGGAAGTGGTTTTGCCGGGGCTGCAATGAAAGGATCTGAACATAACGATCTGTTTAAAAAAGAAGGAAAGAAGATCGTTACTTCCTCAAACAATTCAGGTGGTATACAAGGTGGAATTTCAAATGGAATGGACATATTTTTCAGAGTAGCATTCAAACCTGTATCAACTTTGATGATCGAACAGAAAACAGTCGATAATGAGGGCAAGGATATTGCCTTAAAGGCTGAAGGGCGACATGATCCCTGTGTGGTTCCCAGAGCAGTTCCAATAGTTGAAGCAATGGCAGCTCTCACTTTAGCAGATCATTTATTAAGAAACCGCAACAGCAAATTAGTATAA
- a CDS encoding membrane assembly protein AsmA: protein MKKLFKFIAIFIVILLVILISVPFIFKGKIVAMVKEETNKSINAKVDFGDFDLSLIRNFPNFSLRVNNLSVINIAPFEGDTLIFAKQLDLTIDVMSVIKGEQISIRKVGIDSPVMYFLVNEAGKANWDIAKPSVEPAGAEKPSTFKASLQKYSISNGLIVYDDKTMPFFLKLDNVNHSGSGDFTQDLFELRTTTEVGKTDMAYGGVNYINKARTKIDADLDMNMKEMRFTFKNNKIQLNELFLDFSGWVMMPDTNIDMDLKFAAAQSEFKNFISMIPAVYSTEFKDLKSSGTMALGGFIKGRFNGKSMPGFGLDLKINNGMFKYPSLPSSVNNVNVDLAIKNPDGIPDHTSINLSKFHVEVNNDPFDARLSLTTPISDPNIDAFMKGKIDLSGIQKIVPLEKGTSLTGIITADVTAKGRMSAIEQKKFDQFAASGNFAIANMNYGNPTMKEPLQINTLRLAFNPAKVALEAFNAKIGKSDFNATGSLENFLAYALKDETIVGSINMKSSQIDLNEFMSEGTTASGAPDTNAMTVLDIPKNINFVLTAGVGKLIYQDLTISNVSGKIVIKDKGINMQDVFMQLMGGSMKLSGNYSSAVLNKLTFDFAIDLKDFDIAQTSKSFVTVEKLAPITKNCSGKFSTVMTVKGDLDSKMSPVMNSLTGAGKLSTSVITVDNFPAFVKIADALKLSSWKKLTVPPVAPSFKFVNGRVFVDPFDVTINNIKSTVAGSNGFDQSIDYTMASQIPRAALGSAANSVISGLLATANSKGANLSVGDVIPVNIKITGTIDSPKIGTDLGKAGSNAMNDLKAKANEEFNKKKDELEAKAREEAEKLKNDAAAKVNEQKAKASAEADRIKKEQEAKAKAYADSLKKAADKKAKDELNKLNPFKK, encoded by the coding sequence ATGAAAAAATTATTCAAATTTATTGCAATCTTCATTGTCATTTTACTGGTAATCCTGATTTCCGTACCATTTATTTTTAAAGGGAAAATTGTGGCAATGGTTAAGGAAGAGACTAACAAAAGTATCAATGCAAAAGTGGACTTTGGAGATTTTGATCTTTCATTGATCAGAAATTTTCCTAATTTCTCTCTGCGGGTAAATAATTTATCTGTAATAAATATTGCTCCATTTGAAGGAGACACTTTGATCTTTGCAAAACAACTCGATCTCACAATCGATGTTATGAGTGTGATAAAAGGCGAACAGATCAGTATCAGAAAAGTTGGTATCGATTCTCCTGTTATGTATTTTCTTGTGAATGAAGCGGGAAAAGCGAATTGGGATATTGCAAAGCCTAGTGTCGAACCGGCAGGAGCAGAGAAGCCTTCAACATTTAAAGCTTCATTGCAGAAATATTCTATTTCAAACGGACTTATCGTTTATGATGATAAGACAATGCCCTTCTTCCTGAAACTCGACAATGTAAACCATTCGGGAAGCGGCGATTTTACTCAGGATCTTTTTGAATTAAGAACTACCACTGAAGTTGGTAAAACAGACATGGCATATGGTGGAGTAAATTATATTAATAAAGCCAGAACAAAGATTGATGCTGATCTTGACATGAATATGAAAGAGATGCGTTTCACTTTTAAGAATAATAAAATTCAACTGAATGAATTGTTCCTTGATTTCTCAGGATGGGTCATGATGCCGGATACTAATATCGACATGGATCTGAAATTTGCAGCAGCGCAATCTGAATTCAAGAATTTTATTTCGATGATACCTGCTGTTTATTCTACTGAATTCAAAGACCTGAAATCTTCCGGTACGATGGCTTTAGGTGGTTTCATTAAAGGACGTTTCAATGGCAAATCGATGCCGGGCTTCGGACTTGATCTGAAAATTAATAATGGAATGTTCAAGTATCCATCGTTGCCTTCTTCTGTAAATAATGTAAACGTTGATCTTGCAATCAAGAATCCGGATGGTATTCCTGATCATACTTCAATCAATCTTTCAAAATTCCATGTAGAAGTCAACAACGATCCGTTTGATGCACGTTTATCTTTAACAACTCCTATCAGCGATCCGAATATTGATGCCTTTATGAAAGGTAAAATCGATCTTTCAGGAATTCAAAAGATCGTTCCGCTTGAAAAAGGTACTTCACTTACAGGCATAATTACTGCAGACGTTACTGCTAAAGGCAGAATGTCTGCAATTGAACAAAAGAAATTTGATCAGTTCGCTGCATCCGGAAATTTTGCAATTGCAAATATGAATTACGGAAATCCGACAATGAAAGAACCATTGCAGATAAATACACTTCGTCTGGCATTTAATCCTGCAAAAGTTGCTTTGGAAGCATTCAATGCAAAAATAGGTAAGAGTGATTTTAATGCCACAGGTTCACTTGAAAATTTCCTTGCATATGCATTAAAGGATGAAACAATTGTCGGTTCAATAAATATGAAATCATCTCAGATCGATCTGAATGAGTTTATGTCTGAAGGAACAACCGCTTCAGGCGCTCCTGATACAAATGCAATGACTGTGCTGGATATTCCTAAAAATATAAATTTTGTTCTGACTGCAGGTGTAGGCAAATTGATTTATCAGGATCTTACAATTTCAAATGTTTCCGGAAAAATTGTAATTAAAGATAAAGGGATAAATATGCAGGATGTATTCATGCAGCTCATGGGCGGAAGCATGAAATTATCAGGAAATTATTCCAGTGCAGTTTTAAACAAACTAACTTTTGATTTCGCTATCGACCTGAAAGATTTTGATATTGCGCAAACATCAAAGTCATTTGTTACTGTTGAGAAACTAGCTCCGATCACAAAAAATTGTTCAGGGAAATTCTCTACAGTTATGACTGTAAAAGGCGATCTTGACAGTAAGATGTCTCCTGTGATGAATTCACTTACCGGAGCCGGAAAACTTTCAACATCCGTTATAACAGTAGATAACTTCCCTGCATTTGTGAAAATTGCTGATGCATTGAAATTATCATCATGGAAAAAATTAACTGTTCCACCGGTAGCTCCTTCGTTTAAATTCGTTAACGGAAGAGTGTTCGTTGATCCATTTGATGTTACGATCAATAATATTAAATCAACTGTTGCCGGTTCCAATGGCTTTGATCAATCGATCGATTATACAATGGCTTCGCAAATTCCACGCGCTGCTCTTGGAAGTGCTGCTAATAGTGTGATCTCAGGGTTACTTGCAACAGCAAATTCCAAAGGCGCAAATCTTAGCGTTGGTGATGTGATTCCGGTAAATATTAAAATTACCGGAACGATCGATTCACCTAAGATTGGAACTGATCTCGGCAAAGCCGGTTCAAATGCAATGAACGATCTGAAAGCAAAAGCTAATGAGGAATTCAATAAAAAGAAAGATGAACTTGAAGCCAAAGCTCGTGAGGAAGCAGAGAAATTAAAAAATGATGCAGCTGCAAAAGTAAATGAACAAAAAGCGAAAGCATCTGCAGAAGCTGACAGGATCAAGAAAGAACAGGAAGCAAAAGCAAAGGCATATGCAGATAGTTTGAAAAAAGCAGCAGATAAAAAAGCAAAAGATGAACTCAATAAGTTGAATCCGTTTAAGAAATAA
- a CDS encoding OmpA family protein, giving the protein MLLRSALYAHPVAFNPVPVKDISSPDPEYLPYISPDNELAFFTRRYELQAKGMLTPQSAEKFMIAYLQPNGLYERGKPMEDPFNRSTSNNEGGATITIDNKHLFFTVNTKGNFDICTSDFVDGKWTEITNLGPNVNDPKQWDSQPSVSSDGKTLYFASARDSMSRIDIYKTTRDETGNWKKAVKLSSKINTNGNDKSPFIHSDSRTLYFSSDSLPGLGGYDIFKCQMDENGNWGKPVNIGYPINTDADEVSFFVSTNGRTGYFASNKLNNGVGGFDIYSFDLYTEARPDNVYFQKGDMNGKENTEIVNATIEVKDAITKKLTKIDVDSVTGEYAFIVNFKNDLLISVKKEGYAFESNYVHSQDTQNLKVQKVDIELKKLEVGGQYTLHDILFATNSFELNDTIKTVLDEFSDYLMQNKKLQVALHGHTDNVGNPSDNLILSNNRAKAVFDYLSTKGIEKTRMSFKGFGETKPISSNNTEEGRAKNRRTVFVVNSK; this is encoded by the coding sequence ATGTTACTCCGTTCTGCATTATATGCACACCCTGTTGCATTTAATCCTGTTCCGGTCAAAGATATTTCATCACCTGATCCGGAGTATTTACCTTATATCAGTCCTGACAATGAACTTGCATTTTTTACTCGCCGGTATGAATTGCAGGCAAAAGGAATGCTGACTCCGCAAAGCGCTGAGAAGTTTATGATCGCCTATCTTCAGCCTAATGGATTATATGAAAGAGGAAAACCAATGGAAGATCCTTTCAACAGATCAACCAGCAACAATGAAGGTGGAGCTACTATTACAATTGATAACAAACATTTATTCTTTACAGTAAATACAAAAGGTAATTTCGATATCTGTACTTCTGATTTCGTTGATGGAAAATGGACAGAGATCACCAACCTTGGCCCTAACGTAAATGACCCCAAGCAGTGGGATAGTCAGCCATCAGTTTCGTCTGATGGGAAGACTTTATATTTTGCATCTGCCAGAGATTCTATGTCACGGATAGATATCTACAAAACAACGCGCGATGAAACCGGTAACTGGAAGAAGGCTGTGAAACTTTCTTCAAAGATCAATACTAATGGCAATGACAAATCACCATTCATCCATAGTGATAGCAGAACGCTTTACTTTTCATCAGATAGCTTACCGGGTCTTGGTGGCTACGATATTTTTAAATGTCAGATGGATGAAAATGGTAACTGGGGTAAACCTGTAAATATCGGTTATCCTATCAATACTGATGCCGATGAAGTTAGTTTTTTTGTCAGCACGAATGGTCGCACCGGTTATTTTGCAAGTAATAAACTTAATAACGGTGTCGGTGGATTTGATATTTATTCATTTGATCTTTACACAGAAGCTCGTCCTGATAATGTCTATTTTCAAAAGGGTGATATGAATGGAAAAGAAAATACAGAAATTGTAAACGCAACGATAGAAGTAAAGGATGCAATCACAAAGAAGTTAACCAAGATCGATGTTGATTCTGTAACCGGTGAATATGCATTCATTGTCAATTTTAAAAATGATCTTCTTATCAGTGTGAAAAAAGAAGGTTATGCCTTTGAATCAAATTACGTTCATTCACAGGATACCCAAAACTTGAAAGTGCAGAAAGTCGATATAGAACTTAAGAAACTCGAAGTTGGGGGACAATATACTTTGCATGATATCCTTTTCGCAACAAACAGTTTTGAATTAAATGATACAATTAAAACAGTATTAGATGAATTTTCCGATTATCTGATGCAGAATAAAAAACTTCAGGTTGCTCTTCACGGACATACAGATAATGTCGGAAATCCGTCGGATAATCTTATACTTTCTAACAACAGAGCAAAAGCAGTATTTGATTACCTTTCAACAAAAGGAATAGAAAAAACCAGAATGAGCTTCAAAGGCTTCGGTGAAACAAAACCTATTTCATCCAACAACACCGAAGAAGGCAGAGCGAAGAACAGGAGGACGGTGTTTGTGGTGAATAGCAAATAG
- a CDS encoding DUF4139 domain-containing protein — translation MKKLIFGLLLCSNLIAQADNQRVNLSSDVNGVKVFLSGAQVIRTAKGSVDAGSTEVAIEGLSSQVNPSSIIVSGTGDAMIMGVSYTLDYLRDKKKTPELVRLEDSLETLKAILVRYNMNESVYNDEMALLNANKNTSGSNVGVNAENLKKVADFYRARSIELKTKLIEIAELKVKVNEKIAKLSAQINETNGKLDQPSGTILVSIEAKQRTNIALNVSYYVPAASWEPLYELHGKDVKSPVELIYKASVRQSSGENWTKVPFTLSTGNPQLNNTKPNLVPWFVDFIRFRKQYELKEMQSAAPMMNKASTDNYMIQGAADSAMEEIAVSQNETAVSVEFEIKQSYSVATDGKDVIMTIEKHELPSQFAYYAAPRIDKTAYLMASITGWEQLNLLPGRANVYFENSYVGESYINPTSTADTLRLSMGRDARIVIKRTKVKDLSGAKFLGSNTIKDFTFDISVRNNRSEVVDLVLEDQVPLTKNESIKITINETSGADYNSEIGMLTWRMNLKNGETKKFRVAYTVKFPKDQNVSGLE, via the coding sequence ATGAAAAAACTAATTTTTGGCCTGCTATTATGCAGTAATTTAATAGCTCAGGCAGACAATCAACGTGTAAATTTAAGTTCTGATGTAAACGGTGTTAAAGTGTTTCTTTCTGGTGCTCAGGTGATCAGAACTGCTAAGGGCAGTGTTGATGCCGGCTCTACTGAAGTAGCAATTGAAGGACTTTCATCGCAAGTAAATCCGAGTTCAATTATCGTTTCAGGTACCGGCGATGCAATGATAATGGGTGTTAGTTATACTTTAGACTATTTACGTGATAAGAAAAAGACGCCTGAGTTAGTTAGACTGGAAGATTCTCTTGAAACTTTAAAAGCTATTCTGGTAAGATATAACATGAATGAAAGTGTTTACAATGATGAAATGGCATTGTTGAATGCAAACAAAAATACAAGCGGCAGTAATGTTGGTGTTAATGCAGAGAATTTAAAAAAGGTTGCTGACTTTTATCGTGCCCGTTCAATTGAATTGAAAACTAAATTGATCGAAATCGCAGAATTGAAAGTAAAGGTCAATGAAAAGATTGCAAAACTCTCTGCTCAGATCAATGAGACGAATGGTAAACTAGATCAACCTTCCGGAACAATTTTAGTTTCAATTGAAGCAAAGCAAAGAACTAATATCGCTTTGAATGTTTCATATTACGTTCCTGCTGCATCATGGGAGCCATTGTATGAATTGCATGGTAAGGATGTAAAAAGTCCGGTAGAGTTAATTTATAAAGCATCAGTGAGACAATCGTCTGGTGAGAACTGGACAAAAGTACCTTTTACACTTTCTACAGGAAATCCACAGTTAAATAATACAAAACCTAACCTTGTTCCTTGGTTTGTTGATTTTATCAGATTCAGAAAACAATATGAGCTAAAAGAAATGCAAAGTGCTGCTCCTATGATGAACAAAGCTAGTACAGACAACTACATGATTCAAGGCGCAGCAGATTCTGCAATGGAGGAAATCGCAGTTTCACAGAATGAAACTGCTGTTAGTGTAGAATTCGAGATCAAACAAAGTTATTCTGTTGCAACAGATGGAAAAGATGTGATCATGACTATTGAGAAACATGAACTTCCTTCTCAATTTGCATATTATGCTGCACCACGAATCGATAAAACTGCATATTTAATGGCATCGATCACGGGTTGGGAACAATTAAATTTATTGCCGGGAAGAGCGAATGTATATTTTGAAAACAGTTATGTTGGCGAATCTTATATTAATCCAACATCAACGGCTGATACATTACGTCTGTCGATGGGCAGAGATGCACGAATCGTGATCAAAAGAACAAAGGTGAAAGATCTTTCCGGAGCAAAATTCCTTGGAAGCAATACGATTAAAGATTTCACTTTCGATATTTCTGTCCGTAACAATAGGAGCGAAGTTGTTGATCTGGTTTTAGAAGATCAGGTGCCGCTGACAAAAAACGAATCTATCAAGATCACTATCAATGAAACATCCGGTGCAGACTATAATTCTGAAATTGGAATGCTCACATGGAGAATGAATCTGAAGAATGGCGAAACAAAAAAATTCCGTGTTGCTTATACGGTGAAGTTTCCGAAGGATCAGAATGTGAGTGGACTGGAGTAG
- a CDS encoding gliding motility-associated C-terminal domain-containing protein, whose amino-acid sequence MKFETSRYYGLLLTFTLIFVECVRSFGQCSAVINTFPYRESFETGMANWTTIGTNNDWVWGTPSKPVISSAGDGTKCWITGGTSASFYNYGEKSWVQSPCFDFTTLNKPFISVLVFWDTELTYDGANLQYSLNGGNSWSTIGAAGDSVNCNVSNWYNNSGITNLNGLGGSTAGWSGTTQATSGSCNGGRGSATWLRATHCVPQVANQPQVIFRFTFGSGTTCNDYDGFAFDDFYVGIAPTTAPVDFTFNCIGNSTYNFSTVLSNCIDTYNWNFGDPGSTDNTSAAPSQNHSFSTFGTFNVTLTGGGDCANDTLITKQVKIIDAAISSTDVTCQGDSNGTAMVVLQGHGPSTIVEWNTSPVQTAPGIRNLPVGEYTALISDTAACGLSVTTVVGEGPDARPTVDIGSDLLICPGSTIPLLIRNFSTYQWQDGSTDSLYLITASGNIFLTVTNAAGCRTTDSLIVEEDCLSDILFPNAFTPNEDGINEIFSGVGSEPENFKLRIFDRWGELIFESNSILNGWDGKYNGHSVHDGVYVYQSIFTIAKNNEIEKTGKVVLIR is encoded by the coding sequence ATGAAATTCGAAACAAGCCGTTATTACGGGCTTTTATTAACTTTTACATTGATTTTTGTTGAATGTGTTCGTTCTTTCGGACAATGTTCAGCAGTGATCAATACTTTTCCTTATCGTGAGAGTTTCGAAACTGGTATGGCAAATTGGACCACAATTGGAACAAACAACGACTGGGTTTGGGGTACTCCTTCAAAACCTGTGATCAGTTCTGCAGGTGATGGAACAAAATGCTGGATCACCGGTGGTACATCTGCTTCTTTCTACAATTATGGAGAGAAGTCATGGGTGCAAAGTCCTTGTTTTGATTTTACGACCCTCAATAAACCCTTCATATCTGTTCTGGTTTTTTGGGATACGGAATTAACTTATGATGGTGCCAATCTTCAGTATTCTCTTAATGGTGGAAATTCATGGAGCACAATTGGCGCTGCAGGGGATTCTGTAAATTGTAACGTTTCAAACTGGTATAACAATTCCGGCATAACAAATTTAAACGGACTTGGTGGTTCTACTGCCGGTTGGTCAGGAACTACTCAGGCAACCAGCGGTTCCTGTAATGGTGGAAGAGGATCTGCTACCTGGCTTCGGGCAACCCACTGTGTTCCGCAAGTGGCTAATCAGCCACAGGTGATCTTCAGATTTACGTTTGGTAGCGGTACTACCTGTAACGACTATGATGGTTTTGCTTTCGATGACTTCTATGTTGGAATTGCACCGACAACTGCTCCGGTTGATTTTACATTTAATTGTATCGGTAATTCGACATACAATTTCAGTACTGTTCTTTCAAATTGCATTGATACTTACAATTGGAATTTCGGAGATCCGGGCTCGACTGATAATACTTCTGCAGCTCCATCACAAAATCATTCGTTTTCAACCTTCGGTACTTTCAATGTTACTTTAACCGGCGGTGGTGATTGTGCTAACGACACTTTAATTACCAAACAAGTGAAAATTATTGACGCAGCAATTTCTTCTACTGATGTGACGTGTCAGGGCGATAGTAATGGAACTGCAATGGTTGTTCTTCAAGGTCACGGACCTTCAACAATTGTTGAATGGAATACATCTCCTGTACAAACTGCTCCCGGAATAAGGAATTTACCGGTAGGTGAGTATACTGCATTAATTAGTGATACCGCTGCCTGTGGACTTTCAGTTACCACGGTAGTAGGAGAAGGACCTGATGCCAGGCCAACAGTAGATATAGGTAGCGACTTGTTAATTTGTCCCGGTTCAACAATTCCATTACTGATCAGGAATTTTTCAACTTACCAATGGCAGGATGGTTCTACGGATTCTTTATATCTGATCACAGCTTCAGGAAATATTTTCCTGACTGTTACAAATGCAGCCGGTTGTCGTACAACAGATTCATTGATCGTTGAAGAAGATTGTCTGAGTGATATACTTTTTCCGAATGCTTTCACTCCGAATGAAGATGGAATTAATGAAATTTTTTCAGGTGTTGGATCAGAGCCTGAAAATTTCAAGCTCAGGATTTTTGATCGTTGGGGCGAATTAATTTTTGAATCAAACAGTATATTGAACGGTTGGGATGGTAAATACAATGGACATTCAGTACATGATGGTGTATATGTTTACCAGTCAATATTTACAATTGCAAAAAATAATGAAATAGAAAAAACGGGGAAAGTTGTTTTGATCCGCTAA
- a CDS encoding DUF2279 domain-containing protein, with protein MKRFLLFIIVVFCCVEFSHARNKLSFFEKSPVPDTCRIRLLNYSTAALYPISMSWLYTQWYRDYPQSSFHLFNDNSEWLQMDKYAHFFDAYSIAKPLTHLYQWAGYDNKRSTLYGCGIAFLFQTTVEVFDGFSSEWGFSTGDLACNTGGVLLFGAQQLGWKEQRIILKYSFHQTEFSKYRPDVLGSNLPENILKDYNGLTSWVCINPASFMSESFRFPKWLNLAVGFGAEGMTGGDFNPKEVDGRTLPEFERYRQYYLAFDIELSKIQTRSSFLKGAFKLINIIHLPLPTLEFSPGRKTIGRLAYF; from the coding sequence ATGAAGAGATTTCTGTTATTTATAATTGTTGTGTTTTGTTGTGTAGAGTTTTCGCATGCCAGAAATAAACTTTCTTTCTTCGAAAAAAGTCCTGTCCCTGACACCTGCAGAATTCGTTTACTGAACTATTCCACTGCAGCTTTATATCCGATAAGTATGTCGTGGCTGTATACACAATGGTACCGTGATTATCCACAGAGTTCATTCCATTTATTCAATGATAATTCTGAATGGCTTCAAATGGATAAGTATGCACATTTTTTTGATGCCTATAGTATTGCCAAGCCTTTGACACATCTATATCAGTGGGCCGGATACGACAATAAGAGATCAACACTTTATGGCTGTGGAATTGCATTTTTATTTCAGACAACTGTTGAGGTCTTTGATGGTTTTTCATCTGAATGGGGATTCAGTACCGGTGACCTTGCTTGTAACACCGGTGGCGTGTTGCTCTTTGGAGCACAACAGTTAGGATGGAAAGAGCAACGCATTATCCTGAAGTATTCATTTCATCAGACCGAATTTTCTAAATATCGTCCGGATGTATTAGGGAGTAATCTACCTGAAAATATTTTGAAAGACTATAATGGATTGACAAGCTGGGTTTGTATTAACCCGGCGTCATTTATGAGTGAAAGTTTCAGGTTTCCAAAATGGTTGAATCTTGCAGTAGGCTTCGGTGCAGAAGGAATGACCGGCGGTGATTTCAATCCAAAGGAAGTAGATGGAAGAACATTGCCTGAATTCGAACGATACCGTCAATATTATCTGGCATTTGATATTGAATTGTCTAAGATTCAAACGCGCTCATCTTTTTTAAAAGGAGCATTTAAACTTATAAATATCATTCATCTGCCATTGCCGACATTAGAATTTTCACCCGGAAGAAAAACGATTGGTAGGTTGGCTTATTTTTAA